In Oscarella lobularis chromosome 5, ooOscLobu1.1, whole genome shotgun sequence, the genomic window GAGTCAAGCAAACGCTAGCATCAATGTCTTCTCATTATTAGATGACCGTCAATCTGACTCGCCGCGGTCCTCGGGGTGAGGAGAGTTTCACAGGAAAAGGTAGGTCAGCAACGTAAAAATTGGAAAGTTTAGCACCAGGCTTTGCTTGTACAGGCTCCTGGGCTGGTGACATTGAACATCAGAGGGAGCTCGAAATGCTCACACTGGAAGTACGCGGCGGAGAAGAGATTTACCACGTGGAATTCCTTCAAAGAGTCGACGAGGTAGAGTACCTATAACCAGTTATCGTGAACGTCAAGTAGGACCCCGATTTGCAGGAGCACGTCTACATGATCGAATCAAATGGAACAGGAGAGGCTCACTGCAGAGGAGAGCCAGCTCGCGGTCAATTGGTGAGCCCCTGGGAGTTTCTCGATCATAACCCTCACTACGAAAGAAGAACCATCAACGGACGAGAATTCGCAGTATATGCAGGAGCTGACGTAAGACATCTTTTACTGTCCTAGTGAATATAATGAGCGTAGCTTGACTTCTACAGAGAAGAGGGCACGCTCAGCTGCTTTTTGAGATCGTGAATGATCAAATGAGTGATCATCCGTTTGCGTATGCGAGAGAGGAGCACCTCGACCACTACGACTTTGTGTTTGAATCGTTTCAAGAGGTGACCCCGCCCGAGACGATCTTTGCTGTTCCAGCTGAGTGCAATCAGTAGTCCAGCACCTTTGACTACACATACTACTTCtgattgtctttttttgactAACGTTCTGTCTCTTTGCTGTTTGTTTGATGATCTCTCCTTACATCGCTCGTCTTAGCTCGTGATGATCTCGTGATTATTTGCGTCACATGCTTTCCCAACATGAGACCGGGTAGGCTTGCATTGGTGCTGCTTCTGCCGCTGCTACAGCTCGACGGGGCCCTCGTCGTGGCTCTGCCTCATCCTGCTGCTTCTCTTCCACCTCGGCCCATATTTCCAAACACCTTCACTGCAATGGTATACTGAAAACAGCTAACGTAATTGACAATGTACAACTGCTGCGCAACCCAGTTTCATATGATACATAACTCAACAAATTCTTCTCGAGATGGCTCAGGTAGAAACCGATATACCAATGAACAGAGCCTAGTAGACAGCGTTTTTGTGCTTCCCAGGAGAGTGGAAAGTCGACTACGCTGGTAACAAATCGATAGAAACGTACGAAATTCACAATGGTTTCATGGATTTACACCCCATCCGAACAATGTTCTTGGCTCGCTATGATTTGGTAAGTATTTAGGGAATTAACAAGTATCAGTATACGATAACCTAAACCTGGATTGCCACAGGGCAAGGAGTACTTCGAAAACAAGTGAGGACACGACGAACTGATGTGGTAAATAGGCAGATACGTGTTCTTTCTGTTTGATGCAGCGAGATGAACAGCAGTTGTTTGATGACAACTGTCAACGGAACGTTGCCTCCACCGTGGACATTCATGAGCACAGCAACATttaaagaagaaagagaatacCATCGAAAGCAGTTGCAAGTGTGGGAAGCTGAAATACAACATGAGGTAAATACGAGGaatttgatttatttgctGATTGTGTGCCTGCACTTCGTCCAGACGATTCCAAAGAAAGTCATGTCTGCAATAAGCAATGTCATAGAAGTCGGCGTCTTCTCTCATCAGCCCGATGTCCCTGTTACGATGAAGATTCTGTCTGATGTTGAAAGTATCACGTACGATATCACCAAGTTTGATTCTGAGTTgccaaaaaaagaaagtttTGACGTCCCAAAGCAATGTGAAACATAATATTCCTAGAGATTTCTAGTAATTTGCATTACCCGCGAGATTGCCTCGATAATACACGTGGCAAATGTAAAACGTGCCACCCGAGAGGCACAGTGGGGGCAGTGCATGAGACGTCTCCAATCACCTGATTTGGTACCGTACCTGGTACACACCGCCCGGTGCCCTTGCCCCATCATTATAAATAGAAAAGTTCTCCCGTCAATCATTCACTCTTATTGAACCAAAGCAATGCTGCGTGTGTTGGCTGTCCTCTCTTTTGCTATGCTCTGTGTGGCCCAGCCACCAGGACCTCACCCGCCTCGTTTGTCGTCCGAGTTTCAAGCTACTGTACGACCAAACTGACAAACACTAAAGGCATTGATTAATGCCCTGTATAAATAGATGACGATCAACCTGACTCGCCATGGCCCTGGAGGCATGGAGAGCTTCAGAGGAAGAGGTAAGTAATTCTAAACATTTGAAGGAAACACCGAATATTTTGAGTAGGCAGTTGGGATGGAGACCTTGAACatcagagagaaagagaagttaTAACGCTGGAACCTCAGGGCACTGAACAGATGTACCACGTGGAATTCCTTCGAAGAGTTGACGAGGTAATGTTTCAATGTCACTGGAACAGCGAGGCAATGACCCGCACTTTCACAGGGACACGACTACATGATTGAATCGAATGGAACGGGAACGCCTCACTGCAGAGAACAACCTGCTCAGGGTCGAATGGAGAGTCCGTGGGAATTTCTCGATCATAATCCTCACTACGAACAAAGAAACATCGAGGGACACGAAATTGCAATCTATTCTGGCGTTGACGTAAGATGCTGCTGCCATCCTTGACGGATCGTGCAGCTTGTCATGTACGTTGTTATCTCATATAGCGGAGAGGTCGCGTTGAGCTATGGTTTGAGCTCATGGACGGACACCCGTCCGAAAACCCGATTGCTTACGCAAGAGAAGACCATCTCGACCACTATGATTTTGTTTTCGAAACCTTTCAGCAAGTAGCCCCAAGCGAAACGGTCTTCACAGTTCCGGCAGAATGCaatcattaattaagccGGATTCTTAAACTTGAACTGAAATGTTGATGTGCATGTTATCTTTCTTTGTAAATTggcatttttttttcattcgacgtcttcgtctttcatTTCTGATACGGCTCGTTCGGCATGTGTGGCATATCAGATTCGCAAACTCGTGATTCCAAAATCATGTGATGATATCACCCTTTCGGGGCGTTCCCTCGTTTGAGCTCGTTTGCATCACTTGACAGACTAAAATCGTAGAATCAACAACTCTCTGGTCATGCTGCTTctttccgtcgccgttctcaGTCTGGTCATAGCTGGCTCTCTTTCTCAGCCGCCTCCGCCGGAGCCTACTAAGCCGGTCTTGCCGGCGACTTTTGAAGCGGAGGTATATACATAGAGCGAATGACCCCATCGTGGGAACGAGATGATAAGGGtttccctcctcctcctcctcctcctcctactCCTCCCAGGTCGGTGTTGAGTATCACGAAGAAGAATCCCAGGGAGTCCAGTTCGGTGATGGTACGATGAGTAGCAAGTTAAATTCTTACATGTAGGCTCTAAATTTCTTCTGGCACGTGTAGGCTATCTTCTTTCTGATTACGAAGGAAACATGGCCAAGGAATATTACAATCTAACCGAGCACGAAGTAAGTCGCTTCAGACACGTTATGTATCTTCAGCGCTACGATATGGTAAGAGATCTCAGACAGCCACGTGACGTTGTCTCACTTATGTGACCGGTAGGAACGGGTATACGAAGTCAACAGGTAAAGGGTGCGCTTGCCCCCGCAAAACAATACATGTCCTACCTATATAGTCAAGAACCCACCGACTGCCATTCGCACAACGTGACAGGTCACCTTCCTGATTTCTGGGGATTTGTCAAGGACGCTGATTACGCGGGACAGAGAACGTTTCACGAAAGACAGCTCGATTGCTGGGTCCAGCGagtaggagaaaaagaattcgacCTTAACACTATTAGACCCTTCTTTTCTGTAGTTGAGTTTCGGAGTGGAGCTCGAGGTGTGCACGGACGCTGAAGAACAGGAAAACAGGCCTATTCTTTTCCGTCGTCACACGCCCGAAATTGAAGTCTTCATGGAATTCCGCACCTTCAACTCGACACAACCAACCGCGAGCAGCTTCGTAGTGCCACCGGAGTGTCAGGAACCGTCCCCGACTGATCTTTAGGTCTGCTCAGTCATTGGAACAGAACGCTTGTCATTTTGTTTTTCTGTcgtttctgctgctgcttcgtTCGTTTTGCTTATTAAATTGGTTTTGAATGAACTCGTGCCTACAGGTCTCTAAGCTCGTTCTCATATAACTGGTCAACGTTGACGAAATCAAGCTTATGGAAAGTGACGGGGGTCTGTCTAGCTAGATATCCGAGACTGTACTCAGACGCTTTGGCCTACATACCGAGGGACCCGTACTGTAATGATGCCAACAGGCAACACAAAAATGGCTCACCTGATGAAATTCTGGTCGGTGAGTTAACGAATGACGAGACTGGTGAAGACACTGCCCAATCCACATGTCATCGGGAGTATCAATAGCCGGACAGCGACACTTCTCGGCTACTTGCTGCCAAGCTGCGAGACCGGCTTTGCTCACGGCCATCCTAGTACGAAAAAGATAGTTTCTAATGCAACATTTCTGCTCTTCTTACCCGCCTCCTAAGGTGATATAAGGATACCCGTGACCGGCACTTTGCCCGTATCCGTACACTTCTCCCAAGAAGACGACTTCATTGGGATCATAGCAAGCGAGAAGACGCTGAAGTCGACTAACGCTACAGACACGCAATAGAGCTCTAGATAGCATACTACCGTAGAAAGAAGATACCCACCTAATCAGCGTGTCGTCATCAACCAGCAGGGTCCACTTTATCTTTTTATAATTGGGATCCGTTGCAGCTTTTTTAAGAATAGCATAAGACTTGGCGCAATGTCCTAAAGATGATCAAAGGAAAGAGACTGAGTTCACTAATACAATCAGATTTTCGCAATGCACCTGTTGGTACGTTAGGAACGCCAGTATCTTCAGTTGGTATGGCGGGATCAGTGACATTGCTGAAATATTTTACGATTATTCCCTTTACGTTTCCCCACGTTCGTTTAATAACCGACACTGCAATTTGCATGTCAGATCCTTGATGCAATGTAATGTATTGCAACCTTACGGCGGCTTTGATGATACCGCTCTGTTGTTTTGACGGCAAAAAAGATTTCATCTAATTCAACCTTTTCCTTTGCAGAAAAAGATATCAGGTAGAGCTACTGTGCATCAGATTCTCATTCATACGCAGTCTCCAAGAGACGACGGAAAATTCGTAGCACATTTTTTGCCTTGGGCTGAATCCTTATCAACCCCAGCACAAAATTCGTCAACGTTTGTTAGCCTCTGACCCTTTCCTTCGTCGTAGATAAACATGGCAAGCTTATTTATACAAGAAATTGTCATACGAAGACAGGCGAGTTTCTAACACTATACCTCGTGCTGAACGTCAATGCTGAAATCAGTTCTTCGTGGATTTGCCTTTAGTCTATCTgccaatctaaaaaagaaaagttcACATCCGTAATCTAAGCGCAGTTTTTGTACTATCTCGCCTTGTAATTAATTTCCTGTTCAGAGCCCATCCAGCTGCAAAGTCAGGATAGTAAATCGACTGTTTTATATCTTCATAGAAAGCATAATGATGAATTATGCTTGGCTCTCTGTCAATAAGCCCACGGCCAAGGAACGCGCTCTATATCAACGTGAAAAAAGTATACGTGAAAAAAGTATAAAGTAAACATTCTGCAATGACCTCATGTTGACTGTATCGGCCAAGAACTTTCAATAgtttttcaaaatcaataacggTTTGATCTTCACAGAAAAAGTACCACTTAGCATTGGGATATTTTGAAGATAGTCTGTAAAAACGCTaaggatgtgacgtcaaaaatttctGACTCGAGATCCCGTACTTTTCAATAattggaaaaattgtccagGCTCCTTCCGGCGCCTCGGTTTCGTGCAGTCGAAAAACTTCCGGGTTCACCTTGCTCAGGACAGCGAATTGTTTCTCCCAATCGATTTTCTGCGCCTCCGCACGTTTTTGGTGAACTGAATTGGCTTGAGTTCGCACGACCATAACAATGCTGTCGAGTCCTGCAAGCGCGAGAgtggagagagaagagaaaggaggaaCTAGAGTTTTCCCACCGATGCTCGAGGTTGTCGTGTACGTGGCCGAGCCAGACCCGGCGCTAAACGTGCTCGTgtctacgtcatcgtttGCGAGAGAGCGATAGGCAAGAAACGAGCAGACAGCAAGGAAACAAAGTTTCATCCGAAAGTGTTGTTGCGCGCAGTGCTGCGCAGAATCGCGTAGTCGCGCCTTTTCCTCACTTCGCAATGTACAACGGAATAGGTCTCGAAACGCCGCGAGGATCGGGAACGAATGGTTACGTTCAGCGCAACTTGTCGTTCGTGCGGAATCATCGCGAGCGGATGCGCTACAACGCCGATTCGGACGTCAAACGCGCCGAAGAGTTCTTGTCGCGCCAGCCGAACAAAGAGATCCTCGATCAcaatcgaaaacgaaaggtCGAAGTGAAGTGCATGGAACTGAGAGTTAGATTGGAAGAACAAGggtaaagaaaagaagagaaaagtcgataaatgacgtcatcattagTGACGTACGTACTATAGGTTCGCCGACGATGAAATCGAGACTCGAATCGAGGAATTGAGAAAGCAACTTCTGTCCCAAGATGCGTCGAAGTTGAAAATTAAAGACGGAAAGTAAGAATTGttataatttaattaaataataatactTAATTAACATAtgtattaataattattgtAGGAGTACGGAGACGCACGAGTTGGCCGAAATGAATCAGAAAAAGAACGCACGTTTGAAGGCGGCATTCGGCATCAGAGATGACTATGAAGAAGGCAGTGCTTTCGATCAGGAAAAGCAGAAGCAGCTTGCAGCAGAGCGAGCAGCAAAGAGGCAGCAGGAACAGGAAGCGAGAGAggcggcgaagaaaaaacgaatggAATTGCAAGAAGCAAGGGAACTGGAAAGGAGTCGAGGATCATCGTCGTTGGCTGTTgcaaagaaggagaagcagaagaaagaccgggaagcggagaaattgaagaagaaaagaaaggcagAGAGGTGTGGCATATCTTTTAGTGGAGATGACGTTACGAGACTTCTCTATATAGTTCGTCTTCCTCTGAGTCTGAGTCTGAGTCTGACTCTGACTCTGATGATAGCAGCAGTTCtggttcgtcgtcggactcGTCTTCCAGCGACTCAGATCGAGAGGAGGAAATGAAACGACAGCGCAGAGAGCCGAAGTCgagaaacgactcgaatAGAGAAgacagaaggagaaggcgaGACTAATgtcaaaagggagaaaataataaatatctttctttttagatcTCGATCTCGATCTCCCGTGAGACGCGAGAGAAGAGATTACAGGGAACATCAGGATCGCTATGATTCAAGAGATCGAGACTCAAGACGCAGAAGctttgaagaggaaagaTACAGAGACTCAAGACGCAAAAGCTtcgaagaggaaagaagCAGAGGCAGAAGAGACAgccctcgacgacgagactgTTACCGTGACGACGACCGCGACGACCGACGTAGAagcgacgagcgtcgtcgaagagacaGAAGCCGCTCTCGCTGAACTGAATGAGGGAGGGGTACAGTAGGGGCTGTTTAGTGTAACTTCCCGTTTCGTCGAATGCGTCCCCGTATGCGCTGATTGCGTTTCCCTTCTTCCAGTGTCAATTAGAGGAAGACTTTCTCTTTATTCGACTTGCTTTCGAGCTAGAAGCGTAGCCTAGACTCAATCGATTGCGTCTATTGGCGAGTTcccgaaaaaaaatcgtcgcactTTTTTTTCCTGCGCTTCTCTTCGCAACGCCATGCCGAAAAAAGTCGAAGTGCGCGTCACGACGATGGACGCCGAACTGGAGTTCTCGATCGAGGTGAGATCCGCCCCAGGGAAGAGAGGGAGGCCCCTTTTCTTCAAACGTCTACACACAGGGCAAAGGAACGGGCCGAGATCTATTCGACTTGGTCGTAAAAACGATCGGTCTTCGCGAAATCTGGTTCTTCGGTCTCTTCTACAAGGACACGAAGGGAATCGACGCGTGGCTCCGATTCGACAAGAAGGTGGGCGGGACAATTGCTAACTCGATTTCCTCTCGCCGGATTCTACCCTTTTCATTGATTACGCAGGTCGTGGATCAAGATGTGCCCAAAGAGAGCCCGCTCAATTTTCAATTGCGCGTGAAATTCTATCCggaagacgtcgccgaagaatTGGTTCAAGAGATCACTCAGcatcttttcttcttgcaaGTCAAACAGCAGATTTTGGACATGGAGATCTATTGTCCGCCGGAAGCGGCCGTTCTTTTGGCTTCCTACGCCGTGCAGGCAAAGTATGGTGATTACGATGCTGACGTTTATCAGTCGGGATTTTTGATTTCGGATAAATTGCTTCCGCAAAGAGTGAGGCAGTCGAACTCGCGAATTTAAATActctttattatttatttatttattaggtgCTTGATCAATATCAAATGTCATCTGAAATGTGGGAGGAGCGAATCGTTTCTTGGTATGCAGAGCACAAGGGAATGCTGAGGTTtggggaaagaaaaagagtaTAGacgtatttattttattgaatCGATGTTTGAATCAGAGATGAAGCTGAAATGGAATTTCTCAAAATTGCTCAAGATTTGGAAATGTATGGGGTCAATTATTTCAACATAAAAGTATAGACAGATGATTGTTGTACGATCTATGTGTGtcattgttttttcttagaacAAAAAGGGAACGGATCTTTGGCTGGGCGTCGACTCTTTGGGTTTGAATATATATGAGAAGGACGACCGTCTGTCGccgaaaatttcttttccttggAGTGAAATAAGAAACATTGCCTTTCACGAGAAGAGAGTCGGTCCAATAGCAATTTTCTAGACAAGGGCTGAAGTGTCTATTTTATAATAGTTTACTATTAAGCCTAGTGACAAGAAATCTCCGGAGTTCTCCTTTTTTGCTCCAATGCTGCGAATTAATAAATTGGTTAGAGAAGAGGGCCTTGTGTCATACTCTACATAAAAATCTCTGTCTAGATTCTGCAACTTTGCGTTGGAAATCACGATCTGTTTATGCGCAGAAGGAAATTGGATTCTATGGAGATACAGCAAATGAAAGCTCAAGCTCGCGAAGAGAAAGCAAGAAAACAGGTCTGTCTTTCATTAATTAGCTGTCGCCTTTCACATTTGGTGTCCAGTTGGAACGGAGTCGTTTggcaaaggagaagatgGCAAGAGAGGAAGCGGTTAGGGAAAAAATTGAGCTAGAAAAACGACTTCGTTACTATGAAGAGGAGGCACAGAGAGCCAACGAGGCGCTGGTATGAATACCAGAGGGGATGATGGGCTACTATACCTTTTCATGCATCACGTAGATGAAATCGGAAGAAATGGCTGATTTGCTCTCAGAAAAAGTTCATACCACTGAACAGGAAGCGGCCATGCTCGCTGCCAAGGCGCAGGAAGCAGAAAAGGAGATCGAGAGAGCAAGACAGGCGGCCTTTAAGGTTTGCGTAGACCGAGACGAAAAGGGGAGTTGATAGGAATAAAAGGGTTTCAGAgtgaggaggagaagaggcTCATGGAAGCGAAAGCAAAGCAGGCGGAAAGTTTGGCCAAAAGAGTTTACGAGGACGCAAAGAAGCGGTAAGTTCAATATTGGATTTGAAAATGTCGCGAAGGAGTCGGCGTTTCTAGAACGCACGAAGCCGAGCTTTTGCGCAACAAGCTCCTCGAGGCGCGTCAGGCAGAAAGATCAGCTAAGCAGAAACTTGTTGAATTGACCTCTTCTCCTGGACTGGTGAGCGGATAGGGAACAGGGGGTGAGTGTTGACTACATACATGTTTATGGCGATCTTAGCTACTTGACTCGCGTGGAGAGTCTCACGTGTCTGATTTCGGGAATGCTGACTTGGTTGTGAGGGAAGAAGATGTGGAGGAACTGTCGCGGCAGATCGAGGAAGAACGTTTGGCCTACATGGCCAAGAGTCGGCATCTTCAGGGGCAGTTGTCCCAGCTCAAATTTGACATGGAGGTTAGATGAGTCTTATTACTCGCGAACGGGATTAATTTATTGTTTCAGAATTTGAAATTGGATACCATGCAAACGCCCGAGGATCTTTTGCACGAGGAGAATGCTCGCAAGGGCATAACAAAGTATTCGACGCTTGAAAAGGtgattattttctttttggtaTAAGCTTGATCTGATGATTTTGGCTTGGCTCTACTGTAGATCACTTCTGGTTCCACCAAAGCCAGAATTGCGTTCTTTGAAGAGCTTTAAGATACTGCAGACTAAGAGAATCTTTTGAATGCATTTTACCTACATTATAATTCTACAATATCTGGCTTGATTTAATGGAAACATTTCGCGTCGCGCACTTGAGCATTCTGCGCAACTGCCCGTATACTAAGATGAACGCTCCACCTGCTTTCgagtcttttcttcttttggaTGGCGAGAAGAAGTACTGCAGAGTcgatttctcttcgttttgaTAGATTTGAATGCTGTGTGCTACAGAATTGTCATGGAGAAAGACACCAAAGTTCCTAACGCCGCATCGTTTATTATCCACAAGGAAGATCACACCCTCGGAAATCTGCTCAGAGGGTGAGACAGGTTTAATTCGGCGATCGAGGCGGCTAGTTGCTTTGCAGGCAGCTGCTGAGAGATCCTCAGGTGCTCTTTGCCGGATACAAAGTTCCTCATCCACTTGAGTATCGCGTCGTGCTCAGAGTACAGACTGTGCCTGAATACAGTCCGCAGGAGGCCTTCCGCAACGCTATAACCGATCTAACAAgcgaaatttctcttctGGAAGAGAGATTCAAAGTGTGACCaatttttgcttcttctttcattCTGCGTGCTATTTCTACTTCTTAGGAAGCGgccaaagagaagagagaaggaATTGAATAAAGTTTTAGTGAAATTTAGCGCGTTCTGTTGTCGCGGATTAGAATGAATAAATCGCAACCATCTTCACATGATCGCCTGCGCGCATGTACTCGAATCCGGAAGTTTCTTCCGCCGGCTTGGGCCATTGAGGTCTGCTCTCGTTGTTCGACGGGGCTACAGCGTTCGAAAATGTCACGCGAAAGCGTCGAAAGGGAAAGACTGCTCAGTAACGTCAAACGAGCGGTGCGATCTCACTTACACTGTGTCGCGATGGAGTTGAATCTTTCGCGCAGGTGAAACAACTGACCGAAGAAGCGGTCACTCGCCGATTCGTTCACGAAGAAAGCAGCGTCGTCATCGCATTGTGCGGTAAAAAAAAAGGGAGGAGGCTAAAAGGGTGGAGGCGGCTCCAATCCTCGTTTAGAAGAGAATCGCGCACCCCCTCCTTCGCACGTAGCACCATCCAAGTGTCTCGTTCCGAATCCGCAAGCCACCAACACACGCTAAACTGTCTGTAATAAAagtttcttccttttccctttcctcTTCCCCGCTCGCGCAGTCGAAATCGAGTCCGCGCTTCAATTCGGACTTCGCCGTAAATTCTTCtggccgccgacgacgctcgaTCTTCTCGTCGGCCGTCTCGGCGCTCTTTATCCTCCGGCAAACGATCTCTATCGACTCTGCGGCGATatcgtcgccgcggcggcgacgaattcctcgtcgatcgcgaaatcgtcgtcggcggcgtcgacgccgacgtcgccgctcgtcgtGCGACGCGAACGAACCGTCGCCGAACGATTGGACGGCGTGCGCGATCGTTATTCGACGGGCAGTCGCTTGAAAGCGCTCgccaatccgacgacgattcggctTCTCTGGATTCGATTGGCGCTCGTCGAGAATTTTCTCGGCGATCTGCTGCGAGCCGTCGTCAAAAATTCGAGGTACACTTACTATTTACATATATATTCGCAATGAGGATGATTGTTTGCATCCTAGCGTGTTTTATGAGGATAATACTTCCTTGGTGTCGCATcctgttgacggcgttcttTTTGTTGATTTATTGGGTAATGTATCCGCTACGTTCTATAATTAATGTAGTTATTGGTTCTTGTACTTGTAGATGGTCCGTGTTCCTTGGAATTTTCCAGAATGAAGACGACTGATCACCTGTGGACCGATCCGTCGGCTGATGAACTTCTGCAGCGgcaaaagtgagaaaaagaaatttttttattattcgCTAGGATTGCGTCACTAAtcatttgatttttaggatGTCATCTTCCAGACTCTGTAGCACTTCCACTGAAGTCGGTGGTGCACTAGAACTCGtatgtttctttctcttcgaatTGTATATGTTGACCTCTTCGTTTGCTAGATTCCAGAATTACAGACAGTCGCGTGCTCAGAATCGCATCGACTTGCAAAGGATTACGTCGAATCTCTGCATCAAGCATCCGGTTCCACTCTTCTCTTTGCTAAAAACAACGTTATCATGAAGCCTGTGAGCAGGAGATTCGCTCGCTCTCAAGAAGTTTTCTCATACTCTTTTCCCTATCCGACAGCTTTCCAGCAAGGAATCGGTGCCCGGCTATTTGTCGTTACTTCTCTCAGACGGTCACCTGACGTTGAAGTGGATGCCTAATATTCCTACTGCCAACGATCATTGCAATGACGAGAATAGCAACGGCCAGTACGTGATATAATAACGTCTGATAGATTCATTGAAACCAAACGCGTCTTTATTCCCCAGCCGATGGGATCTCGCTCTTTCGCTCGACGTtaaagaaatcgcttcgcttcATTGCCACTTACAAAGTAGATACAGCCATTGGGTGGGTCTCCTTAGTTATTGGCAATTAATTCTCAGAGAATAAATTGGAACAATTGCACATAATCGGTCACGACGGTCGTCAATTTCATCCAATGGCGTTTCCCACCGGCACGCTGACAATGTTCCTCACTTGCCTCGAATCAGGTCTCCTACCACTCGGCCGACTCGATCCGCCTCTCTGGGCGCGACAGCAGAACGGACGCGACAGCATCTTTCCGACGCGCAGAAAGAATCGGCATCGCCTGCGACCCGTAGATCACGTCGTAACGGAGCGACCGCGTCCGCGAATTCTCAAGAAGTCGTCCAATTCGTGCGTATTTCACGTATTTCACGGGGAGGAGTTGAAGATCGAGGGTAGGGAATGAACGTATTGATTGACTGGGAGAAAAgcactttcttttttgtcaTTTCAGCACGTCCCAAggagagaggagaagaggaagggaTCGTAGGTGGTAGGACGAATTCGCGTCGAGCCGGGTCAGTCGATGTTGTAATGGACGAGGCTTCGAATGAGACGAAAAGTCTTGGGGACGAATCGAATGGCAAGGCGTCGTCTctctcgacgagaacgagcaCCAGCACCAATTCGGACAATTCACATGGgtatagataaataaatatagaGATCGGCGTACTTGGGCGTAGTAGAAGGTCTTTTTTATATAGGGTTGCCTTGCAGAGTACGTGTGATCAGATGAGTGGCAGGATCATGTCAAGAGCATTTTACGGATGTACGTTTGTTGGTCGAATTCACTCACCTCTCAGTTATTCTTGCTCTAGGGCTTGGGCACGTTCGCTACTTGACATTCATCAAAAAGCACCTATCGTCACTCGTGCACGGAAATAGTCGTATTATGGTCGTTGACGACCCGACGGACGCGTCTGAGGGATTGACGCGAGAGATATGGGACAGCGTCATTGCAAGGGGAGATGTAAGCGGGACGACAAAGGGGATACAGACTATAGACGTTtctctattaattaaaggttTATAATGCGGACGAAATGGCAAGACGTG contains:
- the LOC136187581 gene encoding merlin-like isoform X2, giving the protein MPKKVEVRVTTMDAELEFSIEGKGTGRDLFDLVVKTIGLREIWFFGLFYKDTKGIDAWLRFDKKVVDQDVPKESPLNFQLRVKFYPEDVAEELVQEITQHLFFLQVKQQILDMEIYCPPEAAVLLASYAVQAKYGDYDADVYQSGFLISDKLLPQRVLDQYQMSSEMWEERIVSWYAEHKGMLRDEAEMEFLKIAQDLEMYGVNYFNIKNKKGTDLWLGVDSLGLNIYEKDDRLSPKISFPWSEIRNIAFHEKRFTIKPSDKKSPEFSFFAPMLRINKLILQLCVGNHDLFMRRRKLDSMEIQQMKAQAREEKARKQLERSRLAKEKMAREEAVREKIELEKRLRYYEEEAQRANEALMKSEEMADLLSEKVHTTEQEAAMLAAKAQEAEKEIERARQAAFKSEEEKRLMEAKAKQAESLAKRVYEDAKKRTHEAELLRNKLLEARQAERSAKQKLVELTSSPGLLLDSRGESHVSDFGNADLVVREEDVEELSRQIEEERLAYMAKSRHLQGQLSQLKFDMENLKLDTMQTPEDLLHEENARKGITKYSTLEKITSGSTKARIAFFEEL
- the LOC136187581 gene encoding merlin-like isoform X1 yields the protein MPKKVEVRVTTMDAELEFSIEGKGTGRDLFDLVVKTIGLREIWFFGLFYKDTKGIDAWLRFDKKVGGTIANSISSRRILPFSLITQVVDQDVPKESPLNFQLRVKFYPEDVAEELVQEITQHLFFLQVKQQILDMEIYCPPEAAVLLASYAVQAKYGDYDADVYQSGFLISDKLLPQRVLDQYQMSSEMWEERIVSWYAEHKGMLRDEAEMEFLKIAQDLEMYGVNYFNIKNKKGTDLWLGVDSLGLNIYEKDDRLSPKISFPWSEIRNIAFHEKRFTIKPSDKKSPEFSFFAPMLRINKLILQLCVGNHDLFMRRRKLDSMEIQQMKAQAREEKARKQLERSRLAKEKMAREEAVREKIELEKRLRYYEEEAQRANEALMKSEEMADLLSEKVHTTEQEAAMLAAKAQEAEKEIERARQAAFKSEEEKRLMEAKAKQAESLAKRVYEDAKKRTHEAELLRNKLLEARQAERSAKQKLVELTSSPGLLLDSRGESHVSDFGNADLVVREEDVEELSRQIEEERLAYMAKSRHLQGQLSQLKFDMENLKLDTMQTPEDLLHEENARKGITKYSTLEKITSGSTKARIAFFEEL
- the LOC136187591 gene encoding DNA-directed RNA polymerase II subunit RPB11-a-like; translation: MNAPPAFESFLLLDGEKKIVMEKDTKVPNAASFIIHKEDHTLGNLLRGQLLRDPQVLFAGYKVPHPLEYRVVLRVQTVPEYSPQEAFRNAITDLTSEISLLEERFKEAAKEKREGIE